The window TGCCTGACCTCCTCCCTGACGTCCTCCCTTGCGTAAACCCCCCAGCGCCAGTGCGTGTCCTTGAGCTCCACCAGACTCCTGACGAGAGGGGAGACATTGCTTAACCTCTGGCCTCCCTCAACGAATGCATTCTTCTCCTCGAACTTCGGCTTCGGTGGGTAGTCGAGGATAGCCAAGTGGTTGAACTCATCTTCAAGAGCCTTTTTAAGCTCCTCGACATTCTTGAACTCTTCATTAGTATAAACTATGCGTTTATAGAGCCTCCTGTCATCGATGGCCTTCACCAGCTCCCTGACCTCATCGCGCTCGCTTCCCCTAAGGCGAGCGATTAAATCAACCTCGTCCATGGTGGCGACCTCTTTCTCACGTATTCTCTCAAGCTCGACTGCCTTGATGAGCATCGCCGACGCTATCCTGGAAACATGGTGCTGGTAGACGGTTGGATACATCATGCTCCTCGCGAGGAGCAGCGACTGAGCGGCCATTATCCCCTTCTGCCCGATGATGAGCTTTTCGCCGTCGTAGCGGAGGTTTCTTATAAGCCTGTCGAGGTCGACGAGTCCGTATGCAACGCCGGTGTAGTAGGCATCCCTCACGAGGTAGTCCATCCTGTCGGCGTCTATGTCCCCGCTCACTATCGGGTGCTTGAGAAGGCTGAGGAACTCTTTGAGAGAGTAGCGCTCCCCTATGACATCTCGGATTTCGCCCTCTTTCAGAGCCCGCCTCGTGTTCTCCTCATGGCTCCCGTAGAGTGCCTCAAGGGTGTGGGAGAATGGATAGTGCCCGAGATCATGGAGCAGTGCGGCGTACGCCACTGCCCCTTCAACTGTATCCCTGTTGTTCTCCGCTATCTTCTTCGCGAGCCAGAACGTTCCCAGGGAGTGCTCAAAGCGCGTGTGCCTCGCCGATGGATATGCAAGGTACGCCAGCCCAAGCTGGGTTATCCTCCTCAGCCTCTGGAACTCGGGCGTGTCAACAATCCTCAGCGCAAACTCGTCCAGGACTATGTCTCCGTGAATGGCGTCGCGGATGACTTTCACAAGGAACACCCCGAAAATTGAGAAAGTCAGCTCCACGTCTCCGCTATGACGTCGTGCTTATGGATGCTCTCGTTGCTGATGACCCTCACGTGAATCCTGCCCTTAAAGCGCTTCTTCGCCTTGGCGAATATCTCGCGCGCAACGTCCTCGACAAACTTCGGGTTCCTGTACATGCCCTGAACGACGGCGTTCTCATCTACCGTCTTGAGTAGCGTGTAGGTTGGGTGGCTGAAGGAGCTCTCAACGACGTCTATCATATCCTCAAGTGCTATCTCCTCGTCAAAGGCCGTTCTTACCTCAAGCTCGCCTATCGCCCTCTGTATGTGCGTCTTGCCGTTGTTGTTCGCCATAGCGTGCGGACAGGCGGTGTTTCCGATAACCTTAACCCTCAGAATCTTCTCAAAGCTTCCGTCCTCGTTCTTGATGACACCGACTTCAACGTCATAGGGCTCGTAGGTGGTCTTTTTGCTCGCCGGAGTCTCGCGAGGGATTATGAGGTGAGTCCTTATCCAGACCTCAGCCCTCTTGTGTGGGTGCTTGCCTTCGAGCCTATAAATGACTGCCTTCCCAAGCTCTTCGAGCGAGCTGTGAGCTTCCATCACCTCTTCCTCAACGGCCTCGCTCATCGCCTCTGTTATGCTCTCCACGAGCCTGCTCATGTGTATGCCCTTCTTCTCCTCCGGAACGTCGATAGTTATCTCAAAGAGCGGGAGGAAAGTGTACACCCTTCCTTTCCAGTTTATCTTTGCCACCGTTCGGAGATTTGTTATTCCGACACGGTGAAGGCGCTCTCTAATCTCGGGAATCTCTTCCTGGGTCTCGAATATCGGCATGAGTATCACCCTGAACTTTTTAGGGTTATCTAATCGGGGCCCCTTTTAAACCTACCTCAGCAGGCTCATCAGCCTCTCGTAGCTTTTCCTCGCGAGCTTTACATCCGTTCAGCCTTCCAGCGTATTTAGTCTTTTCAAAAATCCGTATGAGGACATCGAGGTCCTCCAGATCCGGGAAAATCTCCCTCAACATTTTCTAATGCTCCCTATGAGTCCAGCTCTTCCTGTAGGGGTAGCCCTTCATGATGAGACCGGCAACGACGTTTTTGTACATCTTTATGACCCTTTTGGCGGTGGTTCCCTCAAGGGCTTCGTAGCGCATTTCGGAAGTTAAACTTCATCTCGAACGCAACTTGCTTCTTTTCCGCCGTTTCACTGTGATAACCAGAATCAGAAAGACGATGAATGGAAGGAAGTTAAAAAACCGCCGGAAGCTCCTTCAGGACGACCAGAAAATCGCCGGATGTGACGTAGTACCAGACGCCCTCAATGCTTTTAACCGCACCGCCGCCCTCGAAGAGCTTTTCCGGTTTCTTCTCGAAGAACAGTTTGAGGACAACGAAGATGGCGAGGAGTGTTATAGCCCCGGTCAAGACGTTGCCTCTCTTGGTCTCCGTGCCGCCCCTTTCAAGGCTTTCCTCAAGCACGAGCCTGATGACGTAGCCGGCCATCCCCAGGAGGATAAGGTTCACAAAGAAAAAGAGCCATTCGATGTTGAACACCGTGACGCCACCGTAAACGGCCGTGCTTCCGAGAAGGGCTAAGGTGATAAGGAGAGTGGAGAAAAGGACCCCGTAGAGGGCCTTCATTCTTTCCATTGCCGAGCACCTATCTGCTCGATCATGTAGTAAACCGTCCTTAGCGGAATTCCCATGCGGGAGCTTATCTCCTTGGGGGTTATACCCTTCCGTATAAGGTTGTAAACCTCGCGGATAGTCCGCTCATCGTACTTCCGCGGCCTTCCACGGGGATAGCCCTCGGGAACGAGCTCTATGCCCATCTGCGCAAGGGCGTTTATCGCTTTTTTCGAGACCTTGGGATAGAGACTCGGCGGACAGGAGATTTTCCTAACGTTCGGCGCACGCTCAAGTATCCTCACGAGTATCTCCTTTGTCGGGCGGAGGTTGATGTAGACCTCGGTAACCTCGTCGTTTAAGACTTCATTGAGTTTCCTTATGAGCTCGGCGTTGTTTCTGGCCTTTATCTCCACCCTCATGTCCTCACCCCTGGAGGAGCGCTAGGAACTGCTTCGCCCTGTCGCTCTTGGGCATGAACTTCTCGAACTTCTTGGTGTCGGCGAAGAGCGTCTTGTGGAGGCCTGAAATCACGAACTTCTTTATGGCCTCGACAAGTTCGTCCTCGGGAATACCGAGGAGCTGGGCCACCTTCTCCTCGCTGTAGTCGCTCATGCCGTAGAGCAGAACTCCGCCGAGTAAATAGTTGGGGATGTTGGTTATGTCTCTCCTCCTGCCAACGAGGGCCTTCTCCATCTCACACTTCCGTATGAGCATCATGCTTCCATGGCCTGTCTTGAAGCCGGGCTCGTTCCTGAAGGGAAGATCGAAGATCGAGTAGTGGCAGTCGATGCAGAGCTTTATATCCGGGTAGAGGCCCAGGCCTTCCCTATCGTTCTCGGAGGTGAGGAAGTAGTAGCGGAAGAGGTCGAGGCCCAGAAGCTCTGCTCCTTTTTCGGGGTCGAGGACGGAATACGCTAAGGCAAGGTTGTCAACAGTGTAGTGGTTGTTTATGAGAACGCCCTTCGTCTTGACGAAGCTGAGAACTCTCCAGCGGAACCTTCTTCCGTAGCGCTGCCTCAGCTCAGCCTCTATGTCAGCATCAGTGGGCAAATCGATGCGCGCCTTCTTGAGTCTGTTGTTCTCCCAGTACTCGACCTCGATGCGAAGTCCCCTCGTTCTCACTGTCCCCTTCTCACGGAGCTTGCCCTTTATGAACTTGAAAGCCTCCCTGACCTCGATGCTCTCCCTTGCCAGAAGGCGAAGTACGTCACCGGAATACGCCAAATAAGGAAGCACCTCAACGCGTCCGAGCTGAACAGGCTTTTGGATGGCCTTAACCTTTGGAATATCCTCCCTCTTGAGCTCCCTGATTGAGAGCTCCCTCTTTCCAAGGGTGAAAGTATAGTTGGCCGCTATCAAAGCGAGGGCCATCTTGTGGGCGGTAATGGCCGAGCGAAGCCTTTCAAGGGCCAAAACACGGTTGCGCTTCTTCTTGTATATCCATTGGATGTGAGGATCCTTGTTCCTCTTGTCGAAGCCTCCCACCGAGGGAGTAGCCTCACCGACGCGCCTTGATAAATCCTCCTCAAGCTCTTGGAGGAGAGACAGGTTCTCCTTCAAACGGTAAGAAATGGACGGGACGTCGAAAGTCTCGAATAACCCGTCCATGTCTATTCCGATGTCGTCAAGTATCTTGTTCACCTGCGCGACGAGCTCTTCCGTCGTCGTCATGGCAGGAGCTCACCGTTGTTTATCTTTTCAGGCAAGTACTTCTTCGCCACGAACTCAAGGCTCTTGTTGGCCAGAGCCTGCTGCTCAATCCTGACGCCCATCTTGAGGGCCAGCTGGAGCTGCCTCTGCCACTCCTTGTTCTGGAACCATGGGTAGTTCATCTCCTCGATGATCCTCTTGTAGTCGCCCGTTGGACCGCCCTTCTTGTTTGGTGGTATGCCCTTGAGCTTTTCGGTAACGTTCTTGAGGCCATAGCGCTCTATATCGTCCATGGTCATGCCCACGAACTTGGCCTCAGGGGTTGCCAGCTTCTCGCTGAGGTATGCGAGGTTAATGGAGCCCTGCTTTATAGTGGAGTAGATGTACCAACCGTAGGGGTCTCCATCGGTGAAGACTATGATGGGCAGTCCTTCCTCGTAGTGGAGCCTGTGGATGAGCCTCCTGACTCCACGAGAGGCCTGTCCCTGCGTTGCTATGATTAGGGCGTTCTCCTTCTTCGGGAACTTTTCCTCGATGAGACGGTCGGCCATAGCTGCCGTCTCGACGACCAAAGCGTAATCTACGTTGACCTCGACGAACTGGAGGTGCTCAACCGTTCCTGGGACTGCCCAGCCACCCATACCGAGCTTGCTGGTGTTGAACTCGTCCTCGCCGTCGCGTATGACGATGTCGCCGTATATGTAGCCGCGCCTGTCGGCTGTGAGATGCATCTCCTCACGAAGAACGCCGAGCATTCTCTCAAGATCCTCGATAATCGGGTCACTCTCGCGCTGGTCCTCGAAGGTGTTCTCCTTCGTTCCCGGAATGGTGTGCTTGTTGGCGTAGTAGGCTTCACGGAGGCTCGCGTGCTTCCCTTCGCTGACGAGCCTTTTGACGTAGGCCATTATGAGCAGCGTCTGCATGAACTTTCTCGCGTGGGCGACGTTGAGGA of the Thermococcus onnurineus NA1 genome contains:
- a CDS encoding HD domain-containing protein, with amino-acid sequence MKVIRDAIHGDIVLDEFALRIVDTPEFQRLRRITQLGLAYLAYPSARHTRFEHSLGTFWLAKKIAENNRDTVEGAVAYAALLHDLGHYPFSHTLEALYGSHEENTRRALKEGEIRDVIGERYSLKEFLSLLKHPIVSGDIDADRMDYLVRDAYYTGVAYGLVDLDRLIRNLRYDGEKLIIGQKGIMAAQSLLLARSMMYPTVYQHHVSRIASAMLIKAVELERIREKEVATMDEVDLIARLRGSERDEVRELVKAIDDRRLYKRIVYTNEEFKNVEELKKALEDEFNHLAILDYPPKPKFEEKNAFVEGGQRLSNVSPLVRSLVELKDTHWRWGVYAREDVREEVRQFVMDFLG
- a CDS encoding DUF530 family protein, with product MTTTEELVAQVNKILDDIGIDMDGLFETFDVPSISYRLKENLSLLQELEEDLSRRVGEATPSVGGFDKRNKDPHIQWIYKKKRNRVLALERLRSAITAHKMALALIAANYTFTLGKRELSIRELKREDIPKVKAIQKPVQLGRVEVLPYLAYSGDVLRLLARESIEVREAFKFIKGKLREKGTVRTRGLRIEVEYWENNRLKKARIDLPTDADIEAELRQRYGRRFRWRVLSFVKTKGVLINNHYTVDNLALAYSVLDPEKGAELLGLDLFRYYFLTSENDREGLGLYPDIKLCIDCHYSIFDLPFRNEPGFKTGHGSMMLIRKCEMEKALVGRRRDITNIPNYLLGGVLLYGMSDYSEEKVAQLLGIPEDELVEAIKKFVISGLHKTLFADTKKFEKFMPKSDRAKQFLALLQG
- a CDS encoding DNA topoisomerase IV subunit A, with protein sequence MPKSKAVKRSQPRERFSYDPTKVLNKLEEYGRRVLEDIKSGKNPYFDIPMRGLSNVYFDEKRRVIKMGDKLSRRYFLNVAHARKFMQTLLIMAYVKRLVSEGKHASLREAYYANKHTIPGTKENTFEDQRESDPIIEDLERMLGVLREEMHLTADRRGYIYGDIVIRDGEDEFNTSKLGMGGWAVPGTVEHLQFVEVNVDYALVVETAAMADRLIEEKFPKKENALIIATQGQASRGVRRLIHRLHYEEGLPIIVFTDGDPYGWYIYSTIKQGSINLAYLSEKLATPEAKFVGMTMDDIERYGLKNVTEKLKGIPPNKKGGPTGDYKRIIEEMNYPWFQNKEWQRQLQLALKMGVRIEQQALANKSLEFVAKKYLPEKINNGELLP
- a CDS encoding GTP cyclohydrolase IV, producing MPIFETQEEIPEIRERLHRVGITNLRTVAKINWKGRVYTFLPLFEITIDVPEEKKGIHMSRLVESITEAMSEAVEEEVMEAHSSLEELGKAVIYRLEGKHPHKRAEVWIRTHLIIPRETPASKKTTYEPYDVEVGVIKNEDGSFEKILRVKVIGNTACPHAMANNNGKTHIQRAIGELEVRTAFDEEIALEDMIDVVESSFSHPTYTLLKTVDENAVVQGMYRNPKFVEDVAREIFAKAKKRFKGRIHVRVISNESIHKHDVIAETWS
- a CDS encoding DUF1699 family protein; its protein translation is MRVEIKARNNAELIRKLNEVLNDEVTEVYINLRPTKEILVRILERAPNVRKISCPPSLYPKVSKKAINALAQMGIELVPEGYPRGRPRKYDERTIREVYNLIRKGITPKEISSRMGIPLRTVYYMIEQIGARQWKE